CTTTCTGGGGAGTTGGCAAGCACTAAGGTACGCAAGCGATCGCTATATAGATCGCGTAATATGGAAATCACCGCCGAGGCGATCAAAATATTTTGTAATCTGCTGCCCATAGTGCGAATTGCACCGCGCCCGCCTTGGGTCAAGAACCAATTAGAAACCCGTTCTGCGTGAACTGGTTCAAATGTGCGTCGTAGTTGCCAAGCTGCGCCGTAGTAGTCTGGTGCGTTGCGGTATTGATCTATTAAGCTGCGAATTTGCTTGGCAGTCTTTTGAAAACTTTGTTCTGTAAATTGAGGAGTTGCGCTTGATGCTGTGGATTTTGCAGGCGCAGGTGTGACTACAGTAACTTGTTTTACTGGTTCCGGTGCTGTCGGTAGTTCTAGCTGTTCGGCAGCTACGACTAAATCTTGTAAACTACCAACTAAATAATCTTTAAAACCTTGTACCCGAATTGCTAGATCTTGGGACACACCAGCAAAACTTTTACGCATTTCCTCGTTAATGCGATCGCGCCTTTTTTCCAGTTGTTCAACAGTAATTTGCAGTGTTTGTTTACGTTGCTCTAGCTCAGATAAACCTTCTTGTACCATCCTCCCCAAAACTGCCTGGTTTTCAGCTATCTGTGAAGTCAACATTTTTTGGGAAGCTTGCAGCGTAGCAACTTCTTGAAGTAATTCCAGTTTTTGTTGCTGTAGTTGCTCTACGCGCTCTGTTAATTCGGCTATTGTGTTTTCGGCTAATGCTGTTACTGCTTCAACATCTTCTGCTGCGGTAGCTTCGTCGGTTTCATCTGCCCCTAATGCCGTTGCTTCTTCTATCTCAGCGGCTATGGTGGTAAATTCAGCCGTTTCGTCTGTCACCAATGGCATTGCTACTTCAATCTCTGTTGCTATCACGTCATCTGTACTAGCTTCGGCTGGTTCTACCTGTGGTGTTTCTACTAGGGTTTCTGCTGAAAATTCCTCAGATGTAGGAGCTTCCTCTTCTGAATTCTCTACTACCTCAATAGGTGACGGTTGCTCGTGTTCTGGTACTGATTGGGTTTGAGCTTCTTCTAAATTCATTTAACAATTAACAAATAACAACGAATAAACAACTAATCAGTTTATGGTTTAGAGCTAACTGGGCAGCGTTGCTCTAAGCAGGTTTTTAACATTTTAGGGTCAAATAAAATTGGGAGAAAGTGGATACTCTTGACTTCTTTGAAGTAAAACAAAATTGGCACTGGTGTCCAAAAAATCTCCCAATTCTGCCAGTCTTGGTAAGGAAAGCGCCGAATTAACTTTTCTGATCGATAAACATCCAATGCTGTTTCAGTAAATTTTAGACGGATTGTTGCAGCCTGAAACAACAAGAACAATCCAAAAGCTGCGATCGCTAAACTCGCAAATGCTTGCACTAGCAGCATAGGGATAGCAGCAATCACAAGCACCAAAGGTATTGTATAACTAGGTTTTAACTCAATGTCTTGGGCTGGTATTGTCGAAGATGTTGTGGTCACACGCTTCCACCCTGCTATATAAGGTTACATTTTGCTAATTCTATTTTATTAGCATCATTTTTTTATTTTGAATTTAATAAAATACGCTCATTCGCGTTCAGCATACTCAAGGCAACCGCCTCCGCTACTCTAATGCCATCAATGCCAGCAGATAAAATGCCTCCAGCGTATCCCGCCCCTTCTCCAGCCGGATAGAGTCCGGCGGTATTGATACTTTGGCAGTCTTCTTGGCGCTTAATCCGAATCGGCGATGATGTGCGGGTTTCTACGCCAGTCAAGACTGCATCATTCATGGCAAAGCCTGGGATTTTTTGATCGAAGGCAGGGATTGCTTCGCGGATAGCTGCGATCGCATAATCCGGCAAGCTTGTACTTAAATCCCCCAATTGCACCCCTGGCTTGTAGGAAGGCTGCACCGTACCTAGTGTAGTAGAGGGTCGTTGGTTAAGAAAATCACCCACCAGTTGTCCAGGGGCATAGTAAGTTTCACCGCCCAGCTTAAAAGCTTGCTCTTCCAGACGGCGTTGCAAGTCCATTCCTGCTAAGGGGCTGCCAGGATAGTCATCGGGGGTAATGCCGACAACGATCGCGCTGTTAGCATTTGACTCGTCACGGGCGTATTGGCTCATCCCATTTGTTACCAGTCGCCCAGGCTCAGAAGCAGCAGCAACCACTGTACCACCAGGACACATACAGAAACTATAGACGGAGCGACCATTTTGGCAGTGGTGGACGAGTTTGTAGTCTGCCGCACCTAAAACTGGATGACCAGCACGGGAACCAAAGCGGCAACGATCAATGAGAGATTGGGGATGCTCGATCCGAAAGCCAATTGAAAAGGGTTTAGCCTCAATGTACACACCCCGATCTAGTAGCATCTGAAAGGTATCTCTGGCGCTGTGACCAACTGCCAGCACGACATGATTGCTGGCAATATATTCTCCACTGGCTAGGGTGACACCGCGCACCTGCCCTTGGTCAATATGAATATCTTCTACTCGGCTTTCAAAGCGAATTTCGCCTCCCAAAGATTCGATCCTGGCACGCATATTCTGGACAATTTTCACCAGTCGGTATGTGCCGATGTGGGGTTTATTGATATACAGGATTTCGGGATCAGCCCCAGCATTGACTAACTCGGTAAGTACTTTACGCCCGTAGTGATGGGGGTCGCTCACTTGGCTGTAGAGTTTCCCATCGGAAAAAGTACCTGCGCCGCCTTCACCAAACTGAGCGTTAGATTCAGGATTAAGCCTTTTTTTGATCCAAAAACCAAAGGTATCGACGCTGCGATCGCGCACGGATTTGCCCCGTTCTAGCATAATCGGGCGAAACCCCATTTGAGCCAGCAACAGCCCTGCAAACAGTCCACAGGGGCCTGTTCCAATTACGATCGGGCGATTTGCTAAATTTTTGGGAGCTTGGGCAACAAAGCGATAAGTCGTTTCGGGAGTCGCCATCACGTGGGGATCTTTTTTAAAGCGTTGCAGCAGGCGTTTTTCCTTGGTGGTGTCGATATCCAAGATATAAACTAGGAATATTTCTCCTCGCTTGCGGGCATCGTAGCTGCGCTTAAAAATTGAGTAGCTGATTAAGTCTGCGGCTGTGATTTGCAGTTTTTTGAGAATGGCGGCTTGGATCTCACTTTCGTCGTGATCCAGGGGCAGTTTGATTTCTGTGAGGCGTAGCATACTAGGTGTTTTAGGCGAACTCACTGGTCGGGTAGGGCAGGTGCATCACTAACCCTCTAATAGGTGTTTGATACTGGTTTCGAGACACTTAACCTTCTAGCTGTGAAACTTCCTTATTCTCTAGAGAAGCATCTTCAGGCGGGTACTGGTTTGAACACTAACGAAGGATTCCTTTAATTGGTAGGAATTCACTTTTTTCGCGCGACCTCGAATCGCACTTCACTACTTTAATTTTAACCCTCGTTATGCCCTTCAAGATGTAGTATGCCAAATCCTTTTTGGGCAGTTTGCCGTTGGCGTTGCCCCCCGTCGGCAAATCGCTAAACTATTGAAGCTCGATATACTACTTTTGCCTGACAAACTGAAGTGCAGAATGTGGGCTATAAAATAGCGACATTAGAGAGCAGGCTTAAGTCTACAGGTGAGGCGATCGATGTCACTGAATATAGCGAAATTTTATCAAGCGTGTAATCCTAGCCCTTTAGTTGTAAGCAATGCTGAAGATCGCAAGTACTATATTGATTTCTCATCGGTACGAGGTGTCAATATTGTTCGAGAGTTGGGGCGAAGCATCAAGCTTTCTGTGGATCAACCAACTTGCAATTTATTTACAGGGCATATTGGTTGTGGGAAATCTACAGAATTGCAGCTACTTAAGGCAGAGTTAGAGAAACAGGGATTTCATGCTGTTTATTTCGAGTCTAGCCAAGTTTTGGAAATGGCAGATGTTGATGTCACAGATATTCTGTTAGCGATCGCTCGCCAGGTAAGTGAAAGTTTACAAGCTATTGGCATTAAGCTACAACCAGGTTATTTTGCTGATTTATTTACCAGTATTCAAGAATTATTACAAACGCCACTAGATTTTGAAGGTGAGTTTAGTATAGGAATTGCTAAGATTACCGCTAAAACAAAAGACAGTCCTAATCTTCGTAGTAAATTAAGACAATACCTAGAACCACGCACTAACAGCATCATAAATGCGATTAATCAGGAAATATTAAAACCTGCTCAAGAAAGGCTTAAACAGAAAGGTAAAAAAGGTTTAGTTGTTATTGTTGATAATCTTGATCGCTTAGATAATTCCATTAAACCAAATGGGCAGATACAGCCAGAATATTTATTTATAGAACGGGGCGAACAGTTAAATCAACTGCATTGCCATGTAGTGTATACAGTGCCATTAATATTAGTTTTTTCTAATGCTTTGGGTAGGTTGGCGAATAGATTTGGTCGAGATCCCAAGGCTTTGCCAATGGTTCCTGTAGAGTTGCGTCAAGGCGGTGGTGAATGTAAAGAGGGGATGGCACTTTTATCACAAATGGTGATGGCGAGGGCTTTTCCTGATGAAAATATAGTTAAACGCTACGATTTAATTACTGAAGTTTTTGATAGTAATAAAACTTTAGAAAGACTTTGCCGAGTTAGTGGCGGTCATGTGCGAAATTTATTGATGTTATTGCGGCGCTGCTTGGAAAGAGAAGATCCACCTTTATCGCAAGCGTGTATAGAAGATGTAATTAAGCAGCGACGAAATGAATTATCTTTAGGAATTGACGAGAACGAATGGGCATTATTACGGGAAGTAGCACAGCAACAAATTATTAGAGGTGAAGAAAAATATCAAACTCTTGTACGGGATATGTTTGTATTTGAATACCGAGATAATGAGGGGTCTTGGTTTGATATCAATCCAATTTTGAAAGAAGCTAAAGAGTTTCAGCTATGAGTCGCACTGAAGAACCGGAAGATATTAATGTCTTTAATGAAAATTCTCTAAAAGCTCTGATACGGGCAATTAGGCTATCTCAGGGGCAATTTTCGCTAATTTTAGCACGTTGTAATTATGCTGGGTTGCGCGAT
The window above is part of the Oculatellaceae cyanobacterium genome. Proteins encoded here:
- a CDS encoding DUF3119 family protein, which produces MTTTSSTIPAQDIELKPSYTIPLVLVIAAIPMLLVQAFASLAIAAFGLFLLFQAATIRLKFTETALDVYRSEKLIRRFPYQDWQNWEIFWTPVPILFYFKEVKSIHFLPILFDPKMLKTCLEQRCPVSSKP
- a CDS encoding P-loop NTPase fold protein — protein: MSLNIAKFYQACNPSPLVVSNAEDRKYYIDFSSVRGVNIVRELGRSIKLSVDQPTCNLFTGHIGCGKSTELQLLKAELEKQGFHAVYFESSQVLEMADVDVTDILLAIARQVSESLQAIGIKLQPGYFADLFTSIQELLQTPLDFEGEFSIGIAKITAKTKDSPNLRSKLRQYLEPRTNSIINAINQEILKPAQERLKQKGKKGLVVIVDNLDRLDNSIKPNGQIQPEYLFIERGEQLNQLHCHVVYTVPLILVFSNALGRLANRFGRDPKALPMVPVELRQGGGECKEGMALLSQMVMARAFPDENIVKRYDLITEVFDSNKTLERLCRVSGGHVRNLLMLLRRCLEREDPPLSQACIEDVIKQRRNELSLGIDENEWALLREVAQQQIIRGEEKYQTLVRDMFVFEYRDNEGSWFDINPILKEAKEFQL
- a CDS encoding DUF3086 domain-containing protein; its protein translation is MNLEEAQTQSVPEHEQPSPIEVVENSEEEAPTSEEFSAETLVETPQVEPAEASTDDVIATEIEVAMPLVTDETAEFTTIAAEIEEATALGADETDEATAAEDVEAVTALAENTIAELTERVEQLQQQKLELLQEVATLQASQKMLTSQIAENQAVLGRMVQEGLSELEQRKQTLQITVEQLEKRRDRINEEMRKSFAGVSQDLAIRVQGFKDYLVGSLQDLVVAAEQLELPTAPEPVKQVTVVTPAPAKSTASSATPQFTEQSFQKTAKQIRSLIDQYRNAPDYYGAAWQLRRTFEPVHAERVSNWFLTQGGRGAIRTMGSRLQNILIASAVISILRDLYSDRLRTLVLANSPERLGEWRRGLQDCLGISRSDFGPERGLILFEDPEPLVLKADRLVKQGQMPLVLVDETEEQINLSLLQFPLWLAFAPDPQQMPRESDFRF
- a CDS encoding NAD(P)/FAD-dependent oxidoreductase codes for the protein MSSPKTPSMLRLTEIKLPLDHDESEIQAAILKKLQITAADLISYSIFKRSYDARKRGEIFLVYILDIDTTKEKRLLQRFKKDPHVMATPETTYRFVAQAPKNLANRPIVIGTGPCGLFAGLLLAQMGFRPIMLERGKSVRDRSVDTFGFWIKKRLNPESNAQFGEGGAGTFSDGKLYSQVSDPHHYGRKVLTELVNAGADPEILYINKPHIGTYRLVKIVQNMRARIESLGGEIRFESRVEDIHIDQGQVRGVTLASGEYIASNHVVLAVGHSARDTFQMLLDRGVYIEAKPFSIGFRIEHPQSLIDRCRFGSRAGHPVLGAADYKLVHHCQNGRSVYSFCMCPGGTVVAAASEPGRLVTNGMSQYARDESNANSAIVVGITPDDYPGSPLAGMDLQRRLEEQAFKLGGETYYAPGQLVGDFLNQRPSTTLGTVQPSYKPGVQLGDLSTSLPDYAIAAIREAIPAFDQKIPGFAMNDAVLTGVETRTSSPIRIKRQEDCQSINTAGLYPAGEGAGYAGGILSAGIDGIRVAEAVALSMLNANERILLNSK